The stretch of DNA TTGAGCTGCAAGACTagttctgtattttgttttgggTTTAAAGGTccctttccttgttttgtgtgAATGACATGAACTATCCAGGTTTGGAGCCTAGATAGACAGAATTTCCTGTATGGACTTATATATTGGAAGGAATATAATCTTCCattacttgttagctacattagcctcatcATAAGAAAATAGTGTGATGTGTGAAGAATGTGAATCCTTTGTCTTGTGATGTAGCTTTTTGTGCAGGAGTTTAATCATCAGGGTCAATGTCTCTGTGGAAATCCTCAAAGCTAAATTCTGCCCCCGTCATACGACGGAACAGGTCCTTAATGTCGTCACACTCCGTCTCAGAGTGTGTGGTGGCATCGTACGATCGAGAAACGAAAAtctgaacacagaaacacaagctACTTTTAAATAGTGTTAGCATTGTTTCATTATAGCTCTTTTATGTAAACCGTATCAAGTCTGATCCAAGTCAGAGTTGGTCATTTTGAAACCATGTTTGATGTCTgaaattttcttttctttaatggGGTCTATCTGGACAGCCCATCTGGAGACTAGCAATTTTATCCACAGGTTAAGTGATAACCCCACTCATGCGTACCCTCCAGGGTTAGTGACGAAACCAGGATggattacaaaccggattccaaaaaagttgggacactaaacaaattgtgaataaaaactgaatgcaaaaaTGTTgagacaagtagcaataagtggctggaaaaaggaaattgagcatataacaaacagctggaagaccaattaacactaattaggtcaactgacaacatgattgggtataaaaagagcttctcagagtgtcaatgtctctctgaagccaagatggtaagaggatcaccaattccaccattgttgcgcagaaagataatgcagcaataccagaatggtgttacccagcgtaaaatagcaaagacttttaagttatcatcatcaaccgtgcataacatcatcaaaagattcagagaatctggaacaattgctgtgcgtaagggtcaaggccgtaaaactctactggatgctcgtgatctccgggcccttaaacgtcactgcacctcaaacaggaatgccactgtcaaggaaataacagaatgggctcaggaatacttccagaaagcattgtcagtgaacacaatccactgtgccatctgccgttgccagctgaaactctacagtgcaaagaggatgCCATtcctaagcaagctccacaagctcagacatttgcactgggccaggggtcttttaaaatggagtgtggcaaaatggaagactgttctgtagtcagatgagtcacgatttgaagttctttatggaacactgggacgccatgtcatccgtaCCAGAGagggcaccattaatgcagagaactatgttcaggttctagaacaacatatgctcccatctagacgtcatctctttcagggaagaccctgcattttttaacaagataatgccagatcACATTCtacagcaatcacaacatcatggctacgtaggagaaggatccgggtactgaaatggccagcctgcagtccagatctttcacctatagagaacatttggctcatcataaagaggaaggtgtgacaaagaaggcccaagacgattgaacagttagaggtctgtattagacatgaatgggagagcattcctatttctaaacttgagaaactggtctcctctgtccccacacgtctgagtgttgtaagaagcaGTGGtaaaacacagtggtaaaaaatggccttgtcccaacttttttgggatttgttgacgccatgaaattttgaatcaacatatttttcccttaaaatgatacattctctcattttaaacttttgatctgtgatttgtgatctattctgaataaaatattagatgttggcacctccacatcattgcattcagtttttattcacaatttgtttagtgtcccaacttttttggaatccggtttgtaaatatAGGACAAACATTAGCAGCCAAAAAGGGCTGCCCACATTTATCCAACACAGATAGCCCACCTGAGTCCCACTAATAGCACCAAACCATGGAGAGACCATGAGTTCTCCACTAAGTTGAGTGAGTCTGAAGATTACCTGACTCCGCCTCCCATCATCTGTGGGAACCATCAGGTCAGTGACAGAGATAAACCTGGGAATAAATTGagattaattataataaatcaaGAATCATGAACTGCAGTTTTGTGACTGTTGCTTATTAATAAGTCTTACTTCTGCATGATTGGCTCCAGCAGAGCTAGAGCTGACTGCACCTCTTTCTCAGGGCTATCGGTCTCCACATTTGTACTGACCACTGCAATGTACTTCCCCTCAGGAGCCATGTTATGACCATAGgacaacatacacacatagaTATCTACAAAGAGTAGCAAAGTcaggtttgtttatttagaacTGTTTAGAACAGGACTACTTCAGCATGTTACAGATGTATAGAAATGTCACaggttataaaaataattttcaaagCTTTAAAGAAGAGGAAACAGGAATTATTCAGAATTCACTAAGAATTATTCAGTATGTAGTTGAGAGTGAAGTACTGATGCGTGTAAGAGGCACCTAAGTGGTGTTTATAAACACGTGGTACCTGATTTCCtgtggatctgtgtgtgtgggatgaTGATGTGACACGATTTGGCATCATGCGTGTTTCTGATTGGATGATTCAGGAGGCAGATAACCCTGATGACCCGGCCCACTTTCCTCACTCGCCCTGGAGCATAACTGGGGTCACACAGCAGCTGCTTACAGCGGAATACCTGCACACCAACAAATATTGATCAAGCAAACTGATCAGAAAAATCAGAACCAACATAGATCAACCCTACTACGATCAGTCAGAGGACACAACAGTCACAGAGACTGTTCAGAAACATCACTATCACAACAAATATCATTCATAGCCTACTGTCAGTCACTACAAATTTCAAACAAAATGATCAGTCCCAACAATCACCAAAGTTcatgattagtcaaaataaacataaattaaatacTAAAATCAAtaccaacaaacacaaagtagtGTAATCAATCACAACAAATATCAATCAAACACTACAATCAATCACAGCACATAACAGTCATAGAAACTGATGAAACGAAACTGAAATGACACATTCACAACAAACATCAAACTCTACAGTCAATCACAACTGACACCACAACATTCACCAAACAGACACACCAGAAACCACAAAAAGCACAACCAGCCACAGGTCTCTGATTGATCTCTGatcagttttattatttttggcgCTCACCTCTCCGTGAGTCTTCACCCCCACCACTCTGCTGTTCTCCGTGATGATCTCATCAACCTGTCGATTCTGCAGGTATGTGCATCCATTCTGGGAGCTTAACctgacacaaacatacacacatgcacattgtAAATACCTCACCTCATCCACATAGTAACAAGTCAACTTTGAGTTTTCCATGAGTTTTCAAACTCAAATGATCACCTGGAGAATCCCTGAGGCAGCTCTCTGAGGCCATAGAGTGGGTAGAGGAAAGGACTGTGGTCATAACGGGCCAAAGAGTCAGAGTAAAGTTTGATCCGGTTTATGGTTTGTAGACATGGCTGATCCATAtaactacagagagagagagagagagagagagatattactGAGACTAACACTAAAAAGAAGATAGAAAAATAGATGATCCGGTACTGGGGCCACATGCAGGTTGAAAACCTGAAGGATGGTTATACACTCTTTTAAGAGGAACTGTCTATTCCTGTTAGCTTGGTTTGCCCAATCCCTTTACTATGGGATACGCGAAGCCAATATCAGCCAGCACAATGCCATtggagctcaacatgcttggaggagaacactaattgcCCACCTGCAATGAGCGATGGGGGCTTATCCCAGTTATAATGCCTACTTTGGAGTTGAGTAAGTAAGTGGGCTCTACCAATCTCTGCATATGGGacctatatgtgtgtgtgtgtgtgtgtgtgtgtgggtgtgtgtgtgtgtgtgtgtgtatgtgtgtgtgtgtgtgtgtgtgtactgactcATCACAGCTCTGCAGGGCCAGTGCATGGCCAATAATCTCCACTACATCTGTCCCCAGGTCGAAGTGTCTAAACATATCCCTGGCACTGGTTCTGTGTGGGTCCATGTCCAGAAACGTCCGAGGGTCGTGTTCGTCAAAGTTTAGAACAAACAGCAGAAGCTTCCTGAAACGGCGCTTATCAAATATTCCCATCAGATCTAGACAACACAGAGAATTAATTTGGTTATGTTACATTGTTTAATTACAGCACAAATAATAAGAAACTACAGGCATCATGGCGTGCTttttatcatcactgtccaaatacAGTACAACTCTCCGCTGTATAGGAGACAACAGAAACATCTCTACTTCTTCGCTTCTAGTTAATGTTAAGAAATGTATTGCAAGTCAGTTGGGGCCACTGTGGCTTAAAGGTTAGAGAGGGAGGCTTGGGACGTGTGACCAGTTTGATCCCCAGATCAACAGGGGTTAGGAACAGCgtgttctcctccctcaacatccatagCTGAACTGGCACATAAACCCAGATGTTCCCCAGGCACAGACAGGTGCCCgcctagctctctctctctctctctctctctctctctctctctctatctctctctccctctctgtgcgtgtgtgtgtgtgtgtctgtgttcataGCTACTAATGTGTTATATGATGAGTCCACATTTTGTTCTGTTGCTGTGCAGCGATAAGAAAAGCACGTTTCACATTTTTGGAGCATACATTTTGATCCATACTTTCTGAAAGATTTAACACAGTGCAAAGGACAAATCATGCTGAAAAAATTAAAGTGTATATAAATGGAGAACATTGATGATATGTTAggactgtttttattattttccaatagaattaaataagaaataacTGAGTGTTACCTGAAGCTTGTGCCTCTGCCTCAGTGATGGGAACTTTGTGGATTTTTCCAGCTTGATAAACGAAGCTGCTCTCCACCACTTTAAAATCCAAATATCGTGTCACCTCTGTGTACAACAGCATTTTTACCAGCTCTCCTGCAATCCAGAAGAACACCAGACAGTGAAGAATAACATACAGCTTAAAGACATAGACTGAATATATGTCCTCCTTCTGGGGTTGGAGCTGCAATTATAGGCTTAAGCTATTTTTCAAATGAGAGAAACATAAACCTTTGTAACTTGGAATGTTTATAAGTCTCACCAGTGGACATCAGAAATTTTGGGATTAGGTCGATGGTCCATTCTTTGCCCATTCCCATTCCCTTAGGAGGCCCTGGAACCTGAAACCTCTGATAGAGCTGTTcaacaaagagacagagatgaTATTTAATGTTCTGACACAGCCTGCCAATAATGTATGCTGTAAATTATGCGTTttccactttattggaaacccctCTCATGCTGGTGTACGATTAGAAATTGTGGcacatttgtgatgttttaGAAATCCTTTAGGTTCTGACCACAGAACTGCTCTTGTCTGAACATTTTTGGACCTGAACAACGATGAAAGGAGGAGAGAGTATTAATAAGCGCAAATAAGTGCAACGACACATGGAGATgtagtctgtaactgtaaaccAATATAGTGGACCTACAAAgttggtgtttccaataaattgGTTAGTGAATGGAAGtacaagatgtgtgtgtgtgtgtgtgtgtgtgtgtgtacgcagaCCTCTTTCAGAGGGGATATAGAAGCACATTCTCCTGTATAATGTGGGTTCTGATCAATGTGTAGAACTTTCTTCCCACAGATGGACAGCAGGCCGGAGAGGACACACTCCTGTAACAGATGAGATACACATGTCCAAATTTTTCAGACCCCACTGCTGTATAGTTACAGCAAGACAGACCCATTAattacacagacattcacatcTCTTTAGAAAAACATTAACCTGTATAATGGGATGCTCTGGGATGTGTGGGGTTTCTGTGAAGCAGTAAAACTGTGATAGAGGCATGTGTGGTAATCTATTTAGTATAtggttatttttatattgtaaaCATTAAAGATGCAATCAGTAATTTTCTGCAGTCTTTCTTCCTGACATTGTAATAATGCACCTAGTGCTTCCATTTGGGAGACCCACTCCATGGAGCAGAAATGGACTCAGGGGCGATAAAAAGTTTTTTCTCTATCTAAATTATATAAACTAATATTGTATGCTACCTTTTGCAGTGAAAATGATAGATTGCATCTTTAAATTTAGCTACAGCTCATTGCTGACTGTGTCTGTATTCTCTAGAGTGAGTGAGAATGGAGGATTAGcgttaatctctctctcttatagaTGAGTGAGTGTCTGTTACAGCTCATCTTTACCGCTCCTTTAAGATCTGCATCAACTTCAATAACAACTCTCACTTTACTCCGACTCCGAGACACATTTTAGACACCAACAATGCAGACATTAACAGTTCTGTCTTTATGAATTCTAGATTAGAGACTTACATATTACACTAAGTGATTTGAGAACTGTTCATTGACTCGGTTACAGTCAGGGAAATACTAGGAATAAATATATCTGAGGGCTGaggctttatttacatttacacattaaaaatactGTATGACATTTGTGAACCCATGTATCTACTGTATGTACAGCCTACTACACAGTATCATAAACTattttttcacttaaacagAAAACCTGTATCCATTAATGCCATAAGGATATGCATACTCAAAATTATGGAACACATTATTTATAATCTCAAAAAGCAACAGTTTGCACTTACTGTGTTTTCTTACAAAAGCTATTAAAATCAATGTGTGCTGATTTCAGTGAAATATTGTTTGTACAgtatatgtaaatgttaattcaTTTGTTTAGTGTAAGTTAATTTGTGTGAGTACTGTAATGTTATTTTGTACAattcattttctattttttgtttatttactactgtgaaggactgtgcaCCTTAGTTTTTCACTCACTATGCACCCATGTTAATgtgatgtgaaaataaatggatGTTGTTTGATTTGAAATGTGTAAGCTAGATTTGATTAAATGTAAtagtaaaaaaaaggaaatctcACCTTAAGCCCAGTGCCAAGCACTGCAACATCAAATTCTGCCATTCTGTCTGTGTGAGGGCTGTGGGTTTCTGTTTCTGGGTTTCTGAAGGTTCTCTGATAGTTCTCTGGTGGTCCTCTGATGGTTCTTTGTTAAAGGCAGGAACCAGTCCTATTCTTTCTGtggtaggtgtgaatgtgtatataCACACGTCACCTGCTCtagaaatataattataatatcatCCCTTTAAGACATAATCctctcagtcactctctcagcCTGTCATCTGCACGTTGATCATACCTCATTTCTCTTATCTCTTAGCCCAGTGCAGGCCTTGGTCCACAAGCAAATGTCAGCAAATGCTCTATAATGCTATAATGTTTACAAGAACACGAACAACACCACAacaacgataataataataactaagtgactgagtgaatgtgtaaatattgtcCACAGTTTGAGTGgtttgagtgacagagtgagtgtgagaaactgtccactggtgtcagtttagagttaattaatggatgaataaatgaatgagaaaggtgtcattttaataaaaacggattagtaataattaaaatattataagtTTACTTCGGTTGGTCTATCTTAATTTGTATTTATACTTTATACCTGTATTTAATTTGAAGACGTGGTGCTTGGAAAGTAGTTTATTATATGCTAACTATGATTTAATTAGTCGTTTACTTTATCAAACTGTATTAATCCTATCTTTTCTCTTGCTCTGcaactacatttcccagaatGCTTAGCGCAAGCCGAGCGTCTTTCGTTAATTCAACGCGTCGCGAATCAACTCGATTTGTTTGGACTTCTTTCACTGAAACAATAATTACCCTTATTTAAACTGTAGATATATTTATTGTTAGAAAAGGGTTAGTATTTATCTCAGCACGGTTCTCATTTCTGCATTATACTGTGCATAAATGAGTTTATTTGGTTTATTTGGAGTTTGAAGCTGTCTCTTCCGTGAAAAGTCTCTGGGGCGTTTTCCAAAATTCACCATGTCTGTGCCTGTAAGTTTTGACAGTTTCACTTGTTAAAGTCGTGCTCGGTACAAACTGCAGAGTCTGAAACGACTGCAATAAACTAATGCATCATACAGCTGCTGTAATCCTCTACATCTCGAGCCTTCCTCCGTTCATTGtacattaaaggtgcaatcagcgCTTCTGAAGAATATAGTGGTTGCTCTGTTTGTCAATTTACGATGTCgctctctggaatgatggaacTACATACTCTTAAGATAAGCTGGAGTGCCAGAACCGATCGTCCAGTACAAGTACCTTACCTCACTGATGACTCCtgtggctaaatgccatcaaatataCACAGCAAAGTTTCACCACATGTAGTGTAAACATTATGGGAATAGCAGAGACTGGTACTACAGCAAATAACCTGTAGTGTTGAGATAATGCTGTAAAAGGTTGTTTTATTGCTGATTTGTAGAGTATATATTTAAccactgtgttttgtgtgtgtgttagttttcAGGGACGGCTGGGGATCAGCACAGCCGCACACACTCCCGGACCAGTCCTGGTTTTCTGGAGCGTTTGGGGGAGACGATGGGGGGTATGATGGTGGGAGTCGGGctcttcttcctctccttcTATGTTCTCTTCACTAATGAGGTCAGAGGGATACATTCTCTTTTATATCCATCCTTGTTTGAACAgagtattattttttattatgtatCGCTTTTCAGAATTAGTAAAGTTATCTTGGACTGAATGGAATCAGTTTAAAAACAGTTTCCATTGTGATCTCTGAATGAaacagtttatgctccatagaaaGTGTCCCTATAATGTGgacggccatgtttaaaatcgTTTAAGTATGATACAAAGTCTCTGAGACATCTACGAgaccactagatgtcagtataatggctgtttgATGGCCTGAAATGAAGAATCAGTGGAGAAAAtgttgtgtgactgggtgagtgtgtgaaattgtcaatAGGTATGAGTGattggatgaatgtgtgagtgtggtgatgtgtccagggtgtgatcccgacTTACTCCCAGTGATGctgggtaggctctgcacccaccttGTCTCTGAtttggatgaagcagttacagggaatgaatgaatgaatgaataaataaatgaatgactgtTCATTT from Hoplias malabaricus isolate fHopMal1 chromosome 5, fHopMal1.hap1, whole genome shotgun sequence encodes:
- the zgc:112334 gene encoding rab GDP dissociation inhibitor beta isoform X1; the protein is MAEFDVAVLGTGLKECVLSGLLSICGKKVLHIDQNPHYTGECASISPLKELYQRFQVPGPPKGMGMGKEWTIDLIPKFLMSTGELVKMLLYTEVTRYLDFKVVESSFVYQAGKIHKVPITEAEAQASDLMGIFDKRRFRKLLLFVLNFDEHDPRTFLDMDPHRTSARDMFRHFDLGTDVVEIIGHALALQSCDDYMDQPCLQTINRIKLYSDSLARYDHSPFLYPLYGLRELPQGFSRLSSQNGCTYLQNRQVDEIITENSRVVGVKTHGEVFRCKQLLCDPSYAPGRVRKVGRVIRVICLLNHPIRNTHDAKSCHIIIPHTQIHRKSDIYVCMLSYGHNMAPEGKYIAVVSTNVETDSPEKEVQSALALLEPIMQKFISVTDLMVPTDDGRRSQIFVSRSYDATTHSETECDDIKDLFRRMTGAEFSFEDFHRDIDPDD
- the zgc:112334 gene encoding rab GDP dissociation inhibitor beta isoform X2 produces the protein MAEFDVAVLGTGLKECVLSGLLSICGKKVLHIDQNPHYTGECASISPLKELYQRFQVPGPPKGMGMGKEWTIDLIPKFLMSTDLMGIFDKRRFRKLLLFVLNFDEHDPRTFLDMDPHRTSARDMFRHFDLGTDVVEIIGHALALQSCDDYMDQPCLQTINRIKLYSDSLARYDHSPFLYPLYGLRELPQGFSRLSSQNGCTYLQNRQVDEIITENSRVVGVKTHGEVFRCKQLLCDPSYAPGRVRKVGRVIRVICLLNHPIRNTHDAKSCHIIIPHTQIHRKSDIYVCMLSYGHNMAPEGKYIAVVSTNVETDSPEKEVQSALALLEPIMQKFISVTDLMVPTDDGRRSQIFVSRSYDATTHSETECDDIKDLFRRMTGAEFSFEDFHRDIDPDD